In the genome of Paenibacillus pabuli, one region contains:
- a CDS encoding MerR family transcriptional regulator, with amino-acid sequence MNFTYTPGQIATELAISTTTLRRYEKEGLIPDVPRTVSNHRYYTSIHFQAFIAIRSLLKSYEIPVVYEVMRKVKRGEINDALWLLNQQLYNTQLEKQRVDEIWIMIQQTDFSEFKNVKITNALTIGKVAEVAGVNTSAIRHWETEGLICSERDPNNGYRMYTRAELRKILVISSLRKSVYYIENMKELLNTVGTQDYTQINKAFQLALQKLNSQLALQFAGVKELMTYIELHQEQQG; translated from the coding sequence ATGAACTTTACATATACACCTGGACAGATTGCAACTGAACTGGCTATTAGCACAACCACACTTAGACGTTATGAAAAAGAAGGCCTGATTCCCGACGTTCCACGGACTGTCAGCAATCACAGGTACTACACGTCCATTCACTTCCAAGCGTTCATCGCCATTCGTTCGTTATTAAAGAGTTATGAGATTCCCGTTGTATATGAAGTCATGAGGAAAGTTAAACGTGGGGAAATCAACGACGCACTTTGGCTTTTGAACCAGCAGTTGTATAACACCCAACTGGAGAAACAACGAGTTGATGAGATATGGATCATGATCCAACAGACCGATTTTTCAGAATTTAAGAATGTTAAAATCACGAATGCATTGACGATTGGGAAAGTCGCTGAAGTAGCCGGGGTCAACACTTCTGCTATCAGGCATTGGGAAACCGAAGGCTTAATTTGCTCGGAAAGAGACCCTAACAACGGTTATCGAATGTACACCAGAGCTGAGCTGAGAAAGATATTGGTTATAAGCAGTTTACGAAAATCCGTCTATTACATTGAAAATATGAAAGAACTTCTGAACACTGTCGGCACACAGGATTATACACAGATTAATAAAGCCTTCCAGCTAGCCCTGCAAAAGCTAAACAGCCAACTAGCCCTGCAATTTGCAGGAGTGAAGGAACTTATGACCTATATTGAGTTACATCAAGAACAACAGGGATAA
- a CDS encoding alpha/beta fold hydrolase, protein MIKMKNGSELEVGLTGNSDRKVIMLPIAKKSVTGQEAETLKLWGVDPELGAKFIDGLLDEFQILHFDYEGHYMAHPHPEHFTSEYITEDLLRVADQMNVNRFSYYGYSWLALVGLQLALRTGRMESLIMGGFPPFEGPYEEMRVVTARTYEAALKQHGKLEHEQEGQASMNSEQLCPEEVDWDNIQIQIDPAQTKQYVTMYQSLLDFDDQLIQDQLSIPRLTFAGEKDTIIYGEKFGNVTVDIAGRLQKNKQILESFGWTVEIIKGEDMDHTKAMQPSTVLPIIHPWLKAHLS, encoded by the coding sequence ATGATTAAGATGAAAAATGGTTCAGAGCTGGAAGTGGGTCTAACCGGAAATTCCGATCGCAAAGTCATTATGCTACCCATTGCTAAAAAGTCCGTAACCGGACAAGAAGCCGAAACCTTAAAGTTATGGGGTGTTGATCCTGAACTGGGTGCAAAGTTTATCGACGGACTTTTGGATGAATTTCAGATCCTGCATTTTGATTATGAAGGCCACTATATGGCACATCCCCATCCGGAACATTTTACGTCCGAGTATATAACCGAGGATTTATTAAGGGTTGCGGATCAAATGAATGTGAATCGATTCAGTTATTATGGTTACTCCTGGCTGGCCCTTGTCGGGTTGCAGCTCGCACTTCGAACTGGCCGGATGGAAAGTCTTATCATGGGGGGATTCCCGCCATTCGAGGGACCGTATGAGGAGATGCGAGTTGTTACCGCAAGGACATATGAAGCAGCACTGAAGCAGCATGGGAAATTGGAACATGAACAAGAAGGACAAGCATCGATGAATTCAGAGCAGTTGTGTCCGGAAGAAGTGGATTGGGACAACATTCAGATCCAAATTGATCCTGCGCAAACAAAACAATATGTCACCATGTACCAAAGTTTATTGGATTTTGATGACCAACTCATTCAGGATCAGCTGAGTATCCCGAGATTAACTTTTGCAGGTGAGAAAGATACAATTATATATGGTGAAAAGTTTGGAAATGTGACAGTGGATATCGCCGGACGGTTGCAAAAGAATAAACAAATTCTTGAAAGCTTTGGCTGGACGGTCGAAATCATCAAGGGAGAGGATATGGATCACACCAAAGCGATGCAGCCCAGTACCGTTCTCCCTATTATCCATCCCTGGTTAAAAGCTCATTTAAGCTGA
- a CDS encoding PTS transporter subunit EIIC, translating to MNDKQIEALLKLAGGKENIRHVQRDLDTTTLILRDRNRMDISVSDVLDLGANIRITSDYCSITHEDEFSQLYNTLQGMGVGKAEGEKQPQTRRTNKKSLLYFISDVFMPLMPALLGAAVLKIVLAIITLFNVYSSTDSSSLMDSQTFLIFKSIGDSVNYLLPILVAISTAYRLKSNIYVAAAIGGLMFYPQMTALLSGEEDVHFIGVPIVSQAVFFSAAIWVIFTICAASYLERVVERISPRAFKGILAPLLTFLILVPLVLIILGPIGTWIDQQLPDVVDSLLNDAPIVAIMLLGAVYSLMMITGLHYWLLPMIINELMVNGFSLMIPVMLVVFVAQAGASLATGLRSKQREFRKLAFWAAGTALLGTPEPAMYAVNMRKRTSFYSALLGGAAGGLYFGLLSVKAVALGGYGSLLEIPLFMEVGSLNLLHVCVGLIISFCVSGVFTYWMIGKRRKQR from the coding sequence ATGAATGACAAGCAAATCGAAGCACTATTGAAACTCGCAGGGGGAAAGGAAAATATTCGTCATGTGCAGCGTGACCTGGATACCACTACGTTGATATTGCGTGACCGTAATCGAATGGATATATCAGTATCTGATGTATTGGATCTTGGCGCTAATATTCGTATAACAAGTGACTATTGCTCCATAACACATGAGGACGAATTCTCCCAACTATATAATACGCTACAGGGCATGGGAGTGGGGAAAGCAGAAGGGGAAAAACAGCCACAAACAAGGCGTACGAATAAAAAATCACTATTATATTTTATTTCCGATGTCTTTATGCCTCTGATGCCCGCTCTTCTGGGAGCGGCAGTACTCAAGATTGTGCTAGCCATCATTACGTTATTTAACGTTTACAGTTCTACAGATTCCTCCTCGCTAATGGATAGTCAGACATTCCTGATATTCAAATCCATTGGAGATAGTGTGAATTATCTGTTGCCAATCCTGGTAGCTATTAGTACAGCCTATCGGTTAAAAAGCAATATTTATGTTGCCGCAGCGATTGGCGGACTCATGTTCTATCCTCAAATGACCGCTTTGCTCTCAGGTGAAGAGGATGTTCATTTTATAGGTGTGCCTATCGTGTCGCAAGCGGTCTTTTTTTCAGCTGCAATTTGGGTGATATTTACGATATGTGCGGCATCCTATCTAGAAAGAGTTGTTGAACGAATAAGCCCAAGAGCCTTTAAAGGAATACTTGCTCCATTGTTGACGTTTCTGATTCTCGTTCCACTGGTTCTAATCATACTTGGTCCAATTGGTACTTGGATTGATCAGCAGTTACCAGATGTGGTGGATTCACTACTGAATGATGCCCCGATTGTAGCAATTATGCTGCTGGGAGCGGTTTATTCCCTAATGATGATCACTGGATTACATTACTGGCTTTTACCTATGATAATCAATGAATTGATGGTAAATGGTTTCTCCCTCATGATCCCTGTCATGTTGGTTGTCTTCGTTGCACAAGCAGGAGCTTCACTCGCTACTGGGCTGAGAAGCAAACAGCGGGAATTCAGGAAGCTGGCTTTCTGGGCAGCAGGAACTGCTTTATTAGGTACTCCAGAGCCTGCGATGTATGCGGTCAATATGAGAAAGAGGACTTCTTTTTATTCGGCATTGCTGGGCGGTGCTGCAGGAGGACTATATTTCGGGCTGTTGTCCGTCAAAGCAGTTGCATTGGGTGGGTACGGAAGTCTGCTGGAAATTCCGCTATTTATGGAAGTAGGGAGTCTGAATCTGCTACATGTCTGTGTTGGTTTGATTATTTCATTCTGTGTGTCAGGTGTGTTCACATATTGGATGATAGGAAAGAGACGGAAACAGAGATAA
- a CDS encoding phage terminase small subunit-related protein, translating into MSFIQSISLFILKDRLNYRGLESGGTMKLKDIAAALSVSEAKPSSLVRESRCW; encoded by the coding sequence ATGTCTTTTATCCAGTCAATAAGTCTATTTATTCTAAAAGATAGACTGAATTATCGGGGGCTGGAGAGCGGCGGGACGATGAAGTTAAAAGACATCGCCGCTGCTCTCTCCGTTTCCGAAGCCAAGCCCTCAAGTCTTGTAAGAGAATCACGGTGCTGGTAG
- a CDS encoding collagen-like protein, translating into MINAPQGSPGIPGPIGPVGPTGAPGVPGPAGLQGVPGIQGPAGPAGAIGAVGPVGPVGPVGPVGPAGPVGPAGATGPAGATGPAGPAGAGITNFLSVFRADPGTGTDTVPGNSPITFTGVLANVGGAFTFVPPSPTITINETGSYFISFTIHNQGDAAFNLTVNGTPITPVPFTGNGGGPISAEVIITVTTVPTTIELVNANATPAQLHNNLNTTLTILKLTP; encoded by the coding sequence GTGATTAATGCACCGCAAGGCTCTCCAGGGATTCCTGGCCCAATTGGACCGGTAGGCCCGACTGGTGCTCCGGGGGTACCGGGGCCAGCCGGACTGCAAGGAGTTCCTGGTATACAAGGCCCAGCGGGTCCGGCTGGCGCGATCGGAGCAGTTGGCCCAGTGGGTCCTGTCGGCCCTGTGGGCCCTGTAGGCCCAGCGGGTCCAGTTGGCCCTGCTGGTGCAACCGGCCCTGCCGGAGCAACAGGTCCTGCCGGTCCAGCTGGGGCTGGAATAACCAATTTCCTGAGTGTTTTCCGTGCAGATCCTGGCACAGGTACTGACACGGTTCCAGGAAACTCACCAATAACGTTTACCGGAGTTTTGGCTAATGTAGGCGGAGCATTCACCTTTGTGCCTCCATCTCCGACGATAACAATCAATGAAACAGGAAGTTACTTTATCTCTTTCACCATTCATAATCAGGGCGATGCTGCTTTTAACCTTACAGTGAATGGAACGCCCATAACCCCTGTGCCTTTCACGGGTAATGGAGGAGGACCCATATCTGCTGAAGTTATTATTACGGTCACAACAGTTCCAACGACGATCGAGCTGGTAAATGCGAATGCAACTCCTGCACAGTTGCATAACAATCTAAATACCACTTTGACTATTCTGAAACTGACTCCTTAA
- a CDS encoding tetratricopeptide repeat protein, which yields MQYTQLEEINTIIYQHIEAILKRLNHRIHFRLYSIAIDENNKADKFHRVKKTISTQAKNDKNSTECTTRYEYVNDPLQEIKQVYNELGLLVQQEDTLTKESLHELIIASKQSYVQQYNEQLHSVPISSGSIEFASKDESAQLTKEYIEDHRLLYAGTFEVSQQTENPYTVIYLLGIRNLEPNVQHTYYSKPEVSFIRMVLDYFFLDFFTEGKLELKLLSENISKYELIRKYQENEVQFLRRINRLFFGKMQMILHQSSSNTVSQYSSNIVKSEYYINNLLENIDDISTQTYEGASPFGSMLFLRNSDIKVKQGPVKFAIEFKTDDLISIEDAKRIRKLLEMTNAKKHLYLISDGNWVYGVGEIQWDKLKETTSFRIDFKGISKYNLVSINFDQSPNVAGELILEGEKTIYRSNTDYELTYQTLVSVMFKNPKIGEEGYTSERMVAILRETFQGEGTLLASDNIPMLEQIIRKAREQRHGTMVVITDSTTAEKELDILRKQSTLIEPCVVHPDHIKFLTAIDGAIYFDTEAKCHAIGVILDGIAQPELGDASRGARFNSAYRYYSKLESEGKKCVIVIISEDGMIDVIPSFDDEEKVLDLVEEIIDVLDQREEPERDLLLQRKEGQLLKLKKTDFQPLMSLAQKFGSKQKYDKAKLYYDEAFGIAGNTFIPAKYHNWRGVCYYHLGLFTDSIVMFETAIEIDQRNDSVYIGNAGGAYLEQAKKSKGSKEENHRWLLKSLSLLEESIDKKMFIQGKDSNMAGLYNDKGICCSQLTKNSMNETEDLKYLEESVAAFSKALEWEPSARVILNNRAGVLEKMDKPLDAVKDYIEGYFVSSEDEERTYNFEKIKSLMESNSNITLDVVNFYRELVQKNKNQIYEKLDNFFSTLESKAQPGLDTQEAAFSSEQNKEL from the coding sequence ATGCAATATACTCAACTTGAAGAGATCAACACGATCATCTATCAACATATTGAAGCTATTTTGAAAAGGTTAAACCATCGGATTCATTTTCGGTTATACTCGATTGCCATAGATGAAAATAACAAAGCTGATAAATTCCATAGAGTCAAAAAAACGATATCGACTCAAGCTAAAAACGACAAGAACTCAACGGAATGTACTACCAGATATGAGTATGTAAATGATCCTTTGCAGGAGATTAAGCAAGTATACAATGAGCTTGGATTACTTGTGCAGCAGGAAGACACATTAACGAAGGAAAGTCTACATGAACTCATCATTGCAAGCAAGCAAAGCTATGTTCAGCAATATAATGAGCAGCTTCATTCGGTACCAATCTCATCCGGGTCCATAGAATTTGCTTCAAAGGACGAATCTGCCCAACTCACAAAGGAATACATAGAAGATCATCGTTTACTTTACGCAGGAACGTTTGAAGTTAGTCAACAGACAGAAAATCCGTATACTGTTATCTATTTGTTGGGAATCAGAAATCTGGAGCCAAATGTGCAGCATACGTATTACAGCAAGCCAGAGGTTTCGTTTATACGAATGGTGTTGGACTATTTCTTTTTGGATTTTTTTACAGAAGGTAAACTTGAGCTAAAGCTTCTATCTGAAAATATTAGTAAGTATGAACTTATAAGGAAATATCAAGAGAACGAAGTCCAATTCTTGAGGAGAATTAACCGTTTATTTTTTGGGAAAATGCAAATGATCCTCCATCAAAGCAGTAGTAATACTGTAAGTCAGTATTCTTCAAATATAGTAAAAAGTGAATATTATATTAACAATTTATTAGAGAACATTGACGATATTTCCACACAAACATATGAAGGAGCTAGTCCATTTGGTTCCATGCTGTTTTTGAGGAATTCCGATATCAAAGTAAAGCAAGGACCTGTTAAATTTGCAATCGAATTCAAAACTGATGATTTAATTAGTATTGAAGATGCTAAAAGAATTCGAAAATTGCTCGAAATGACCAATGCGAAGAAACATCTATATCTGATTTCCGATGGAAACTGGGTGTATGGAGTGGGAGAAATCCAGTGGGACAAACTCAAGGAAACAACTAGTTTCCGTATTGATTTCAAAGGGATCTCAAAATACAATCTTGTCTCGATCAATTTTGATCAATCTCCAAATGTTGCTGGGGAACTAATTCTTGAAGGTGAAAAGACGATATATCGTTCCAATACAGACTATGAACTCACTTACCAAACTCTGGTTTCGGTTATGTTTAAAAATCCTAAAATTGGAGAAGAAGGGTATACTTCTGAGCGTATGGTCGCCATTTTGAGAGAGACATTTCAAGGGGAGGGTACCCTCTTAGCTTCAGACAATATTCCTATGTTAGAACAGATTATACGAAAAGCACGTGAGCAGCGTCATGGAACGATGGTAGTCATAACGGATTCTACAACTGCAGAGAAAGAGCTTGATATTCTGAGAAAACAGTCTACTCTGATTGAACCGTGTGTAGTACATCCTGATCATATCAAGTTCCTCACCGCTATTGATGGCGCAATTTATTTCGACACGGAGGCGAAGTGTCATGCGATTGGAGTCATTCTTGATGGGATTGCACAGCCGGAACTCGGAGATGCAAGTCGAGGGGCAAGATTCAATTCTGCCTATAGATATTATTCCAAATTGGAGTCAGAAGGAAAGAAATGTGTAATCGTAATTATATCGGAGGATGGCATGATTGATGTGATACCATCGTTTGATGATGAAGAGAAGGTGCTGGATCTTGTGGAGGAGATCATTGATGTATTGGACCAACGTGAGGAGCCTGAGCGTGACTTATTGCTTCAGAGAAAAGAAGGACAGTTGTTGAAACTCAAAAAAACAGATTTTCAGCCGCTTATGAGTTTGGCACAAAAATTTGGATCAAAGCAAAAATACGATAAAGCCAAATTATATTATGATGAAGCATTTGGTATAGCTGGTAATACGTTTATTCCGGCTAAATATCATAATTGGAGGGGAGTCTGTTATTATCATTTAGGGCTATTTACAGATTCTATCGTTATGTTTGAGACTGCGATTGAGATTGATCAAAGGAATGACTCTGTGTATATAGGCAATGCTGGAGGAGCATATCTAGAGCAAGCTAAAAAATCAAAAGGCAGTAAAGAAGAAAACCATCGTTGGTTACTTAAAAGCCTTTCGCTATTAGAAGAATCAATAGACAAAAAAATGTTTATTCAAGGTAAAGATAGTAATATGGCAGGATTATATAATGATAAAGGTATTTGTTGCTCACAACTTACGAAAAATTCGATGAACGAAACAGAAGATTTGAAGTATTTGGAAGAAAGTGTGGCAGCATTTTCGAAGGCACTTGAATGGGAACCTTCAGCTAGAGTTATCCTCAATAATCGCGCTGGTGTGTTGGAAAAAATGGATAAACCTTTGGATGCAGTAAAAGATTATATTGAAGGATACTTTGTTTCCAGTGAAGATGAAGAAAGGACTTATAACTTTGAGAAAATAAAAAGTTTAATGGAGTCCAATTCAAATATCACTCTTGATGTTGTTAACTTTTATCGTGAACTTGTACAGAAAAATAAAAACCAAATTTATGAGAAATTGGATAATTTCTTTAGTACTTTGGAGTCGAAGGCGCAACCTGGTTTAGATACTCAGGAAGCAGCATTCAGTAGTGAACAAAACAAGGAATTATAA
- a CDS encoding NAD(P)/FAD-dependent oxidoreductase, with the protein MNTGAEQQMDIYDITIVGGGPAGMYAAFYSGMRAMRTKIIEAKEELGGFMCTYPEKLVWDVGGVDPVRCEKLIDSLERQARTFDPTIVFGQEIAQMERREDQVFVLTSKTGERHYTRTILLCAGRGMTQVQKLDIEGANRYELTNLHYTITDLSRFKDKRVLISGGGDSAIDWANEMEGLAREVTVVHRREEFTAHELPVAQMKAFAQVLTPYSISRLYGTGDKIGRVELAHVDNGEIMPIEVDEVVVSHGYDRDFGNLVHWGLEREDYGISVNPRMCTSQPGIFGAGDFITYGSKVRLIAGAFNDAVLAVNSAKLYLEPTASDMAGVSSHNARFFEKNKAISSL; encoded by the coding sequence ATGAATACGGGAGCGGAACAGCAAATGGACATTTACGATATAACGATTGTTGGTGGCGGACCTGCGGGAATGTATGCTGCATTTTACAGCGGAATGAGAGCCATGCGTACCAAAATCATTGAAGCCAAAGAGGAATTGGGCGGATTTATGTGCACGTACCCGGAGAAGCTGGTCTGGGATGTAGGCGGAGTTGATCCGGTTCGTTGTGAGAAATTGATCGATTCGCTGGAAAGACAGGCAAGAACCTTCGACCCGACCATTGTGTTCGGCCAGGAAATTGCTCAGATGGAACGACGCGAAGATCAAGTGTTTGTACTCACCTCAAAGACAGGAGAGCGTCATTACACGCGTACGATCTTGTTATGTGCAGGCAGAGGCATGACGCAGGTTCAGAAGCTGGATATTGAGGGCGCAAATCGGTATGAGCTGACGAATCTGCACTATACCATCACAGATCTGTCCAGATTCAAGGATAAACGTGTGCTGATTTCTGGAGGCGGGGATTCCGCGATAGATTGGGCGAATGAAATGGAGGGATTGGCGCGGGAGGTCACCGTAGTGCACAGACGAGAGGAATTCACGGCGCATGAGCTGCCTGTTGCCCAGATGAAAGCTTTTGCCCAAGTCCTGACCCCTTACAGTATCTCTCGCTTATATGGTACAGGAGATAAAATAGGCCGAGTTGAACTCGCTCATGTAGACAATGGAGAAATCATGCCAATTGAAGTGGATGAAGTGGTTGTAAGTCACGGATACGATCGTGATTTCGGTAATCTGGTCCATTGGGGGCTGGAACGTGAAGATTACGGTATCTCAGTTAATCCGCGAATGTGCACAAGTCAGCCAGGAATATTTGGAGCAGGTGATTTCATTACCTATGGAAGCAAAGTTCGTCTGATTGCTGGTGCTTTTAATGATGCGGTACTCGCAGTAAACAGCGCCAAGCTCTATCTGGAGCCTACCGCTTCCGATATGGCAGGGGTATCATCCCATAATGCACGCTTCTTTGAGAAAAACAAAGCCATCTCTTCCTTGTAA
- a CDS encoding helix-turn-helix domain-containing protein → MPNNIEWIAQWKSTKTLTDQWMSAGKLYHFSSHALLLILDGKAIWNINGHRVQVSYGELIVVQENSVIEVNEGGQLDLAGWLIQFDTYATFPDRGEVETYEWHVPSGNTYQKVKLTGGTLASLSQHWSEEGSPDPNAIRVRNQYLVYELLQHVYRELLEEEPTVEQGILRSVDYMQQHYEQVITRKQLAKVAGISPWHYSRKFSERYGRPPLDYLAHYRIYRAQEELLLTSATSQDIAKKTGFEDAHYFSRRFKQLTGVSPRNYAQTLPQRKIVCLSPLCAEVLIHLGIIPHAVVVTLLLLPEHQIELFESHQVKMLEVPQYELDVELIRQVQPEWIVGNFWTEEIKQRLRTISPIITGLNHDVEALLHQMAGLFHREDTAHKLHMQMKMEVNTAHQQLLHLVQSSSTVMVLRVEPFGYRYLGRHSNGVSHLLYEQLCLTLPQPLQAGEAWFNPCSLDLLAKANPDYLFVEKRVMQHFSAEENMKNLMESSQWNELRAVKNNRVFHVDTRLWVDGRGIIGNKMILNEIVKSLVIHP, encoded by the coding sequence ATGCCCAACAACATAGAGTGGATTGCACAATGGAAGTCTACCAAGACACTGACAGATCAATGGATGAGTGCGGGCAAGCTGTATCACTTTTCAAGTCATGCCTTACTCCTTATCCTCGACGGGAAAGCGATCTGGAATATTAATGGTCATAGGGTTCAGGTATCTTACGGGGAGTTAATTGTTGTGCAAGAGAACTCCGTAATTGAAGTGAATGAGGGTGGACAACTGGATTTGGCCGGATGGCTTATTCAGTTTGATACATATGCTACGTTCCCAGACAGAGGTGAAGTGGAAACATATGAATGGCATGTACCGTCAGGAAACACGTATCAAAAAGTGAAATTAACCGGTGGCACACTGGCGAGTCTCAGCCAACATTGGAGTGAAGAAGGTTCTCCAGATCCCAATGCCATCCGGGTTAGAAATCAGTATCTGGTTTATGAACTGCTGCAACATGTATACCGGGAGCTGTTGGAAGAGGAGCCAACCGTGGAACAAGGCATTCTCCGCTCAGTAGATTACATGCAGCAGCATTATGAACAGGTCATTACACGAAAGCAACTGGCTAAGGTCGCAGGCATCAGTCCCTGGCATTATTCCCGCAAATTCAGTGAACGTTATGGAAGGCCGCCTCTGGATTACCTTGCCCATTACCGGATCTATCGTGCTCAAGAGGAGCTGTTGTTAACATCAGCCACATCTCAGGACATTGCCAAGAAGACCGGATTCGAGGATGCTCATTATTTCAGTCGTCGTTTCAAACAATTAACAGGCGTTTCCCCGAGGAATTATGCACAAACGCTGCCCCAGCGTAAAATCGTATGTCTTTCACCGCTTTGTGCGGAAGTATTGATTCACTTGGGGATTATTCCACATGCCGTTGTAGTAACTCTCTTGCTTTTGCCTGAACATCAAATTGAACTATTTGAATCTCATCAGGTGAAGATGCTGGAAGTCCCGCAATATGAGCTGGACGTGGAACTAATTCGCCAAGTTCAGCCTGAATGGATTGTGGGGAATTTTTGGACAGAAGAGATCAAGCAAAGACTGCGCACAATTTCGCCTATCATAACTGGTTTAAATCACGACGTGGAGGCTCTGCTCCATCAAATGGCCGGTTTGTTTCACCGAGAAGATACAGCCCATAAACTTCATATGCAGATGAAAATGGAAGTAAACACAGCACATCAGCAACTGCTGCATCTTGTCCAATCCTCCTCTACCGTGATGGTGCTGAGAGTAGAACCGTTTGGTTATCGATATTTGGGTCGTCATTCTAATGGGGTATCCCATTTACTGTACGAACAGCTCTGTTTAACTCTGCCACAACCGCTTCAAGCAGGGGAGGCGTGGTTTAATCCTTGTTCACTCGACTTGTTGGCCAAAGCCAATCCCGATTACCTGTTTGTGGAGAAACGAGTTATGCAGCATTTTAGTGCTGAAGAGAATATGAAGAATTTAATGGAGAGCTCCCAATGGAATGAGTTGAGGGCTGTAAAAAACAACAGGGTATTTCATGTGGATACTCGCCTGTGGGTGGATGGCCGAGGAATTATCGGGAACAAAATGATTTTGAATGAAATTGTTAAGAGCCTGGTCATTCATCCATAA
- a CDS encoding ABC transporter substrate-binding protein has product MLRRFKGFGVVLLALSLVLSACSGTSDKEVEASSKTTNETKVVRDQFGEVTIPTHPRNMLVLDSIYAEYLIEMGVTPQMVIFVPEIEPEYRASYFEEHGVQMIEAEQYQYNYEQLLTLSPDMIVSAGVGMEQGVYDELSKIAPTVALDSNSEMQIAMPKLAAVFDKTEESAKVLAEFDGKAKKAQEKIAQAIGNKTVLVLRVEHNRYRFMGPKGGSSSVFFYETLGLNSPEVIKDSTDWFSQFSLEFLSEMNPDYIFLEDRTLKGYDTKESMDNLKESKVWASLNAVKDNHVFPLKTSDFVTGVGPIGSAKLLDYVVEKLVP; this is encoded by the coding sequence ATGTTACGAAGGTTTAAGGGTTTTGGAGTTGTGCTGTTGGCGCTAAGTTTGGTGCTTTCCGCCTGTTCCGGTACTTCTGATAAGGAAGTGGAAGCTTCATCAAAAACGACCAATGAAACGAAGGTTGTTCGGGATCAGTTTGGGGAGGTGACGATTCCTACCCATCCTCGGAATATGCTCGTACTGGATTCCATCTATGCTGAATACTTGATCGAGATGGGCGTTACACCGCAGATGGTTATATTTGTTCCGGAGATTGAGCCGGAATATCGTGCATCTTATTTTGAGGAACACGGGGTCCAAATGATTGAAGCGGAACAATATCAATATAATTATGAACAATTGCTTACGTTATCACCAGATATGATTGTTAGCGCGGGCGTAGGTATGGAGCAAGGCGTATATGATGAACTATCCAAGATTGCTCCAACGGTGGCTCTGGATTCCAACAGTGAAATGCAGATTGCCATGCCGAAACTGGCTGCTGTCTTTGACAAGACAGAGGAATCTGCCAAAGTGCTGGCGGAATTTGATGGGAAGGCGAAAAAAGCACAGGAGAAGATTGCTCAAGCCATCGGCAACAAAACCGTGCTGGTTCTTCGAGTAGAGCACAATCGTTACCGTTTTATGGGTCCCAAAGGAGGAAGCAGCAGCGTCTTTTTCTATGAAACTTTGGGTTTGAATAGTCCTGAAGTCATCAAAGACTCTACAGACTGGTTTAGTCAATTCTCCCTGGAATTTTTATCGGAAATGAACCCGGATTATATTTTTCTGGAAGACAGAACACTGAAAGGCTATGATACGAAGGAATCCATGGACAATCTGAAGGAAAGCAAAGTGTGGGCGAGCTTGAACGCCGTAAAAGACAATCATGTCTTTCCGCTGAAAACAAGTGATTTTGTAACAGGTGTGGGTCCTATTGGGTCGGCCAAGTTGTTGGATTATGTTGTTGAAAAGTTGGTGCCCTAG